One region of Burkholderia pyrrocinia genomic DNA includes:
- the mmsB gene encoding multiple monosaccharide ABC transporter permease: protein MSAIKRGLSEYGLLFSLIVIMVFFQVATGGVLMQPLNLTNLVLQNSYIVIMALGMLMVIVAGHIDLSVGSTAGLVGALAAVLMVQFNVNYVLATVVCIATGALIGAVQGYWIAFWRMPSFIVTLAGMLVFRGLTNLVLQGQSIGPFPDAFAAVSSGFIPDVFRGEDLHVTSIVLGVLVGAAFFAIELRHRASAAKYGMGNGSFPMMVAKNAVLTGLIVYFCYLLASYRGLPTVLVIMGVLIGVYTFVMNRTTIGRRVYAVGGNAKAARLSGVSVPAVSFLTFVNMGVLAALAGIIFAARLNSGTPKAGTGFELDVIAACFIGGASASGGVGKVVGAVVGAFIMGVMNNGMSIMGIGVDYQQVIKGVVLLAAVFVDVYNKNKA from the coding sequence ATGAGCGCGATCAAGCGTGGTTTGAGCGAATACGGTTTGCTGTTCTCGCTCATCGTGATCATGGTCTTCTTCCAGGTCGCGACCGGCGGCGTGCTCATGCAGCCGCTGAACCTGACGAATCTCGTGCTGCAGAACAGCTACATCGTCATCATGGCGCTCGGGATGCTGATGGTGATCGTTGCCGGTCACATCGACCTGTCGGTCGGCTCGACGGCAGGCCTCGTGGGCGCGCTTGCGGCCGTGCTGATGGTGCAGTTCAACGTCAACTACGTGCTGGCCACCGTCGTTTGCATTGCGACGGGCGCGCTCATCGGCGCGGTGCAGGGGTACTGGATTGCGTTCTGGCGGATGCCGTCGTTCATCGTCACGCTGGCCGGCATGCTGGTGTTTCGCGGGCTGACCAATCTGGTCCTGCAGGGCCAGTCGATCGGCCCGTTCCCCGACGCCTTCGCGGCGGTGAGTTCGGGTTTCATCCCCGACGTGTTCCGCGGCGAGGATCTTCATGTCACGTCGATCGTGCTCGGCGTCCTGGTGGGCGCGGCGTTCTTCGCGATCGAACTTCGCCATCGCGCGAGCGCGGCGAAGTACGGCATGGGCAACGGTTCATTCCCGATGATGGTCGCGAAGAACGCCGTGCTGACCGGATTGATCGTCTACTTCTGCTACCTCCTCGCGTCGTATCGGGGTTTGCCGACGGTGCTGGTCATCATGGGTGTGCTGATCGGGGTGTACACGTTCGTGATGAACCGTACGACGATCGGCCGTCGGGTCTACGCGGTCGGCGGTAACGCGAAAGCAGCACGGCTTTCCGGGGTCAGCGTGCCCGCGGTGAGTTTTCTCACGTTCGTCAACATGGGTGTGCTCGCCGCGCTGGCGGGAATCATCTTTGCGGCCCGGCTCAACAGCGGCACGCCCAAGGCGGGGACCGGATTCGAGCTCGACGTCATCGCCGCGTGCTTTATCGGCGGCGCATCGGCATCTGGCGGGGTGGGCAAGGTAGTGGGTGCCGTGGTCGGCGCATTCATCATGGGTGTGATGAACAACGGCATGTCCATCATGGGCATCGGTGTCGACTATCAGCAGGTCATCAAGGGTGTCGTGTTGCTCGCGGCCGTGTTCGTCGACGTGTACAACAAGAACAAGGCCTGA
- a CDS encoding Dabb family protein, with product MIKHIVMWDVRGETPEQKRETAQFVKTAFESLEGKIPGLTKLEVGMDFSKVDYACDVVLYTEFESVEHLAAYASHPEHLRVKQVLGDCRISRHQVDYV from the coding sequence ATGATCAAGCACATCGTGATGTGGGACGTTCGAGGCGAGACGCCCGAACAAAAGAGGGAAACTGCGCAATTCGTCAAAACGGCATTCGAGAGCCTCGAAGGAAAGATTCCCGGTCTGACGAAACTGGAAGTGGGTATGGACTTCAGCAAGGTCGACTATGCGTGCGACGTCGTGCTGTATACCGAGTTCGAGAGCGTCGAGCATCTCGCAGCATACGCTTCCCACCCCGAACATCTGAGAGTCAAGCAGGTGCTTGGCGACTGCCGGATTTCGCGGCATCAGGTCGACTACGTCTGA
- a CDS encoding maleylacetate reductase: MYDFTYTTHASRVIFGAGSMNLVQQEVERLGARRAIVLCTPQQKAQAESVAALLGPASAGVFDGAQMHVPIENARRARAYAKEVGADCAIAIGGGSTIGLGKAIALESSLPIIAIPTTYAGSEMTPIFGITEDGLKRTGRDANVLPRTVLYDPELSVGLPAQLSFVSGLNAIAHAAEGLYAKDGNPVMALMAEEGIRSLAKGLRGIKKQNRDMEARSDALYGAWLCGMVLGTVGMALHHKLCHTLGGTFNLPHAETHAIVLPHALAYNSPVAEDAMARIARALDAQSAPDGLYELNRELGVPGGLGEIGMREQDLDRACEVAMSNPYWNPRPVEAVPLRDLLQRAWAGSRPRA; the protein is encoded by the coding sequence ATGTACGACTTTACGTATACGACGCATGCGTCGCGCGTGATTTTTGGCGCCGGCAGCATGAATCTGGTCCAGCAGGAGGTCGAGAGGCTGGGTGCGCGCCGCGCGATCGTTCTGTGTACGCCGCAGCAGAAAGCGCAGGCAGAATCGGTCGCCGCGTTGCTCGGGCCGGCGAGCGCGGGTGTGTTCGATGGCGCGCAGATGCATGTGCCCATCGAGAATGCCCGTCGCGCCCGCGCATACGCGAAGGAAGTCGGCGCCGACTGCGCGATCGCCATCGGCGGTGGATCGACGATCGGGCTCGGCAAGGCGATTGCGCTCGAGTCGTCGTTGCCCATCATCGCGATTCCGACCACCTATGCCGGTTCGGAGATGACGCCCATCTTCGGCATTACCGAGGACGGCTTGAAAAGGACCGGGCGCGACGCGAACGTGCTGCCCAGAACGGTGCTTTACGATCCGGAGCTATCGGTCGGGTTGCCCGCGCAGCTATCGTTTGTCAGCGGCTTGAACGCAATCGCGCATGCGGCGGAAGGGCTGTATGCGAAAGACGGCAATCCTGTCATGGCGTTGATGGCGGAAGAGGGTATCCGTTCGCTCGCAAAGGGGCTGCGGGGCATCAAGAAGCAGAACCGAGACATGGAGGCGCGCAGCGACGCGCTTTACGGTGCCTGGCTGTGCGGCATGGTGCTCGGGACGGTCGGCATGGCGCTGCACCACAAGCTGTGTCACACGCTGGGCGGCACGTTCAACCTCCCGCACGCCGAGACGCATGCGATCGTCCTGCCGCACGCGCTGGCGTACAACAGCCCGGTGGCGGAAGATGCGATGGCACGTATCGCGCGGGCACTCGATGCGCAGAGCGCCCCGGACGGGCTCTATGAACTGAATCGGGAACTGGGCGTGCCGGGCGGCCTGGGCGAAATCGGTATGCGCGAGCAGGACCTCGACCGCGCTTGCGAGGTGGCAATGTCCAACCCGTATTGGAACCCGCGCCCCGTTGAGGCAGTGCCGCTTCGCGATCTCCTTCAACGGGCGTGGGCGGGGAGCCGGCCACGTGCATGA
- a CDS encoding lysozyme inhibitor LprI family protein: MTIQNRSNARGQTATPAGDARYMRLRSIAAAALLTLLPIAAHAAGFDCAKAASPAEKTICADTALSKLDGDLSAAWKKALAKGGDTAALKAAQLKWLKQRDQCGTDAPCLGDRYRERLASLNGMPLAADRWQQTWYLTSDNPSFGGVLTLTGTAPRLHFELSANNGANTGGLDGDIVLHGDSGTYRKDKCRLDFDRKGGRIRVTQQGADFDCGAGAGVVYAGDYVTASQFQAKPQADLLSLKVVTDATQNAIAHKLLGADYPTLVDMVNYSADEKDLDGLNTRVKSYWVRGIATTNAAIVMSRGTDLWIGLLVFDAQNKVRMRYYSNAQAWKKIVPKTIQAWHDTLDKTLPIDVMQ, translated from the coding sequence ATGACCATCCAGAACCGATCGAACGCGCGCGGGCAAACCGCGACTCCCGCAGGTGATGCGCGGTACATGCGCCTGCGATCCATCGCGGCGGCCGCGCTGCTGACGCTGTTGCCGATCGCCGCGCATGCGGCCGGCTTCGACTGCGCGAAGGCCGCTTCGCCGGCCGAGAAGACGATCTGCGCCGACACCGCGCTATCGAAGCTCGACGGCGACCTGTCGGCCGCGTGGAAGAAGGCGCTTGCGAAAGGCGGCGATACGGCCGCGCTGAAGGCCGCGCAGTTGAAGTGGCTCAAGCAGCGCGATCAGTGCGGCACCGACGCGCCGTGCCTCGGCGACCGCTATCGCGAACGGCTCGCGAGCCTGAACGGCATGCCGCTTGCCGCCGACCGCTGGCAGCAGACGTGGTACCTGACGAGCGACAACCCGTCGTTCGGCGGCGTGCTGACGCTGACCGGCACCGCGCCTCGCCTGCATTTCGAATTGAGCGCCAACAACGGCGCGAATACCGGCGGGCTCGACGGCGACATCGTGCTGCACGGCGACAGCGGCACCTACCGCAAGGACAAATGCCGGCTCGATTTCGACCGGAAGGGCGGACGCATCCGCGTCACGCAACAGGGTGCGGATTTCGATTGCGGCGCCGGCGCGGGCGTCGTCTACGCGGGCGACTACGTGACTGCGTCGCAGTTCCAGGCCAAGCCGCAGGCCGACCTGCTGTCCCTCAAGGTCGTGACCGACGCGACGCAGAACGCGATCGCGCACAAGCTGCTTGGCGCCGACTACCCGACGCTCGTCGACATGGTCAATTACAGCGCCGACGAAAAGGATCTAGACGGACTCAACACGCGCGTGAAGTCGTATTGGGTGCGCGGCATCGCGACGACGAACGCGGCGATCGTGATGAGCCGCGGCACCGATCTGTGGATCGGGCTGCTCGTGTTCGATGCGCAGAACAAGGTCCGGATGCGCTATTACTCGAACGCGCAGGCGTGGAAGAAAATCGTGCCGAAGACCATCCAGGCGTGGCACGACACTCTCGACAAGACGCTGCCGATCGACGTGATGCAGTGA
- a CDS encoding LacI family DNA-binding transcriptional regulator, with the protein MSTPPSRGGATRARRGSGRSVLGDVAKLAGVSTATVSRVYNDPGKVSADVQQRVRDAARALNWIPNAAGRALASTRTHITGAIIPTLDDQVFASQVAGMQTVMAEHGITLFLGCSNYDPAQALAQVRAMLSRGVEAVSLVGEAYPPELFELLAMHGMPYVVTYAYRDDSPHCCIGFDNRAAFARLTTHLLDLGHRDFAIIMQPSADNDRVQARLRGIHDTLAAHGLAVRPVHQHEGAATIAFGRASLRAIADSDAATRPTAVICGNDALALGALLEAQALGIDVPAQLSITGFDDIALAREIRPPLTTMWVDTNAIGRQAAHALLDALENGATGPGRAVMPELRIRESAAPPKQAQASASRKE; encoded by the coding sequence ATGAGCACGCCCCCGTCCCGCGGCGGCGCGACGCGGGCGCGACGCGGCAGCGGCCGCTCGGTGCTCGGTGACGTCGCGAAGCTGGCCGGCGTGTCGACCGCGACCGTCTCGCGCGTCTACAACGATCCCGGCAAGGTGTCGGCCGACGTGCAGCAGCGCGTGCGCGACGCGGCGCGCGCACTGAACTGGATTCCGAATGCGGCCGGCCGCGCGCTCGCGTCCACGCGCACCCACATCACCGGCGCGATCATTCCGACGCTCGACGACCAGGTGTTTGCGTCGCAGGTCGCGGGCATGCAGACCGTCATGGCCGAGCACGGCATCACGCTGTTTCTCGGCTGCTCGAACTACGATCCCGCGCAGGCGCTGGCGCAGGTGCGCGCGATGCTGTCGCGCGGCGTCGAAGCCGTATCGCTGGTCGGTGAAGCGTATCCGCCGGAATTGTTCGAACTGCTTGCGATGCACGGCATGCCGTACGTCGTCACGTACGCGTATCGCGACGACAGCCCGCACTGCTGCATCGGCTTCGACAACCGCGCGGCGTTCGCGCGGCTCACCACGCACCTGCTCGACCTCGGCCACCGCGATTTCGCGATCATCATGCAGCCGTCGGCCGACAACGACCGTGTGCAGGCTCGCCTGCGCGGCATTCACGACACGCTTGCCGCGCACGGGCTCGCGGTGCGCCCCGTGCATCAGCACGAAGGCGCGGCCACGATCGCGTTCGGGCGGGCGAGCCTGCGCGCGATTGCCGACAGCGACGCGGCGACGCGGCCGACGGCCGTGATTTGCGGCAACGATGCGCTCGCGCTCGGCGCGTTGCTCGAGGCGCAGGCGCTCGGCATCGACGTGCCCGCGCAATTGTCGATCACCGGGTTCGACGACATCGCGCTCGCGCGCGAAATTCGGCCGCCGCTGACGACGATGTGGGTCGACACCAATGCGATCGGGCGGCAGGCCGCGCATGCGTTGCTCGACGCGCTCGAGAACGGCGCAACGGGGCCCGGTCGAGCCGTCATGCCGGAGTTGCGGATACGGGAATCGGCCGCGCCGCCGAAGCAGGCGCAGGCGAGCGCATCGCGCAAAGAATGA
- the rbsK gene encoding ribokinase — MNSARSPHIAVVGSVNIDLVTRAPRLPVPGETLLGTEFQTIHGGKGANQAVAAARLGASVAMIGCVGDDAFGARLHGALAAERIDVTHLHRIGGTSTGVAAITVDDGGANSIVVVPGANACLDAGRIDAARETIAGAALLVCQLEVPIATVAHAIACASAHHTPVLLNPAPAQPLFDALLARVDYLVVNETEAESLTGIAVGDDASAVRAADALCAKGVGNVLVTLGARGVCWRGSAGNGRHRAMSVTAVDTTAAGDTFVGGFAAARADGASMDDAIGFGQRAAAISVTRYGAQTSIPTREEVTRMDT, encoded by the coding sequence ATGAACAGCGCCCGTTCACCGCATATCGCTGTCGTCGGCAGCGTGAACATCGACCTCGTCACGCGTGCGCCGCGCCTGCCGGTGCCGGGCGAGACGCTGCTCGGCACTGAATTCCAGACCATTCACGGCGGCAAGGGGGCGAACCAGGCGGTTGCGGCCGCGCGCCTGGGTGCGTCGGTTGCGATGATCGGCTGCGTCGGCGACGACGCGTTCGGTGCGCGCCTGCACGGCGCGCTCGCGGCTGAACGGATCGACGTGACGCACCTGCATCGTATCGGCGGCACGTCGACCGGCGTTGCCGCGATCACGGTTGACGACGGCGGCGCGAACAGCATCGTCGTCGTGCCCGGCGCGAATGCGTGCCTCGATGCCGGCCGGATCGACGCGGCGCGCGAAACGATCGCCGGGGCGGCGCTGCTCGTATGCCAGCTCGAAGTGCCGATCGCGACGGTGGCGCACGCGATTGCCTGTGCAAGCGCGCACCACACGCCGGTGCTGCTCAATCCCGCGCCTGCGCAGCCGCTGTTCGACGCGTTGCTGGCGCGAGTCGACTACCTCGTCGTCAACGAAACCGAAGCCGAGTCGCTGACCGGCATCGCCGTCGGCGACGATGCGTCGGCCGTGCGCGCCGCCGATGCGCTGTGCGCGAAGGGCGTCGGCAACGTGCTGGTCACGCTCGGCGCGCGCGGCGTGTGCTGGCGCGGCAGCGCAGGGAACGGCCGCCATCGTGCGATGTCGGTGACGGCCGTCGATACGACCGCGGCCGGCGACACGTTCGTCGGCGGGTTCGCGGCCGCCCGCGCAGACGGCGCTTCGATGGACGACGCGATCGGCTTCGGTCAGCGTGCGGCCGCGATCAGCGTCACGCGTTACGGCGCGCAGACCTCGATCCCGACGCGCGAAGAAGTGACACGTATGGATACCTGA
- a CDS encoding MFS transporter, translated as MSENQTVPHAPPRIRRGQRIALALLMASGIVNYLDRGTLAVASSAIRGDLGLSLSQMGLLLSAFSWSYALCQFPVGGLVDRIGPRRLLGIGLIVWSIAQAAGGIVSTFGWFIVARIVLGIGEAPQFPSAARVVSNWFPLRARGTPTGIFNAASPLGTALAPLLLSILVASFDWRWAFIATGAAGLVVAVVWFALYRDPVRAQLTAEERGYLDADAQSVVAAPKLTFAEWRSLFSHGTTWGMLIGFFGSVYLNWVYLTWLPGYLTMERHMSLIRTGFAASVPFLCGFVGSLVAGWLSDVVTRRSRSPVVSRRNAVVVAMLGMVAFTIPAALVQSNAVALACISVVIFLANAASASSWALATAAAPPSRVASLGAIQNFGGFIGGALAPILTGIIAQKWSFVPALLTAAAIAFAGAMAYLLLVRKPIPEQAANAAHGPLPA; from the coding sequence ATGAGCGAAAACCAGACTGTTCCGCACGCGCCGCCGCGTATCCGGCGCGGGCAACGCATCGCGCTCGCGCTGTTGATGGCGAGCGGGATCGTCAATTATCTCGATCGAGGCACGCTGGCTGTCGCGAGCTCGGCGATCCGGGGCGATCTCGGCTTGTCGCTCTCGCAGATGGGGCTGCTGCTGTCGGCGTTCTCGTGGAGCTATGCGCTGTGCCAGTTTCCGGTCGGCGGGCTCGTCGACCGCATCGGTCCGCGCCGGCTGCTCGGCATCGGGCTGATCGTCTGGTCGATCGCACAGGCGGCCGGCGGCATCGTGTCCACCTTCGGCTGGTTCATCGTCGCGCGCATCGTGCTCGGCATCGGCGAGGCGCCGCAGTTCCCGTCGGCCGCGCGGGTGGTGAGCAACTGGTTCCCGCTGCGTGCGCGCGGCACGCCGACCGGGATCTTCAACGCCGCGTCGCCGCTCGGCACCGCGCTCGCGCCGTTGCTGCTGTCGATCCTCGTCGCATCGTTCGACTGGCGCTGGGCGTTCATTGCGACGGGCGCAGCGGGTCTCGTCGTCGCCGTCGTCTGGTTTGCGCTGTACCGCGATCCGGTGCGCGCGCAACTGACTGCGGAGGAGCGCGGTTATCTCGATGCCGATGCGCAAAGCGTCGTCGCGGCGCCGAAGCTGACCTTCGCCGAATGGCGCAGCCTGTTCTCGCACGGCACGACCTGGGGGATGCTGATCGGCTTTTTCGGTTCCGTGTACCTGAACTGGGTGTACCTGACCTGGCTGCCCGGGTACTTGACGATGGAGCGGCACATGAGCCTGATCCGCACCGGGTTTGCCGCGTCGGTGCCGTTCCTGTGCGGGTTCGTCGGCTCGCTGGTCGCCGGCTGGCTGTCGGACGTGGTTACGCGCCGCAGCCGTTCGCCGGTCGTGAGCCGGCGCAATGCGGTGGTGGTCGCGATGCTCGGGATGGTCGCGTTCACGATTCCGGCCGCGCTCGTGCAGAGCAATGCGGTTGCGCTCGCATGCATTTCGGTCGTGATATTTCTTGCCAACGCGGCGTCGGCCTCTTCGTGGGCGCTCGCGACGGCGGCCGCGCCGCCGAGCCGTGTCGCGTCACTCGGCGCGATCCAGAATTTCGGCGGTTTCATCGGCGGCGCGCTCGCGCCGATCCTGACGGGCATCATTGCGCAGAAGTGGTCGTTCGTGCCCGCGCTGCTGACCGCCGCAGCGATCGCGTTCGCCGGTGCGATGGCTTACCTGCTGCTGGTGCGCAAGCCGATTCCCGAGCAGGCGGCGAATGCCGCGCACGGACCGTTGCCGGCCTGA
- a CDS encoding dihydrodipicolinate synthase family protein — MQHQQQANVTIEGIVPVMLTPFDDAGAIDYAGLERLIEWYLAHGADALFAVAQSSEMQFLSLAERAELARFVVERVAGRVPVVASGHISDDLDAQVAELCAAAESGAQGVVLVTNRLDPQRKGSAALLDHLHRLLARLPSDLPLGLYECPAPYRRLLSDDELRACIDTGRFVMLKDVSCDLETVKRRVALAAGSPLKILNANAAIAWDAMKAGSAGFNGVFTNFHPDLYRWLRTQGDANPALADELSTFLVVSAVSEALGYPAMAKIYHQRIGTFGSIKCRAIDYDVRERFWALDAVLDKIVAGTEHFRRRIAAQ; from the coding sequence ATGCAACACCAGCAGCAAGCGAACGTGACCATCGAGGGGATCGTACCGGTGATGCTGACGCCGTTCGACGATGCCGGCGCGATCGACTACGCGGGGCTCGAGCGGCTCATCGAATGGTATCTGGCGCACGGCGCGGATGCGTTGTTCGCGGTCGCGCAATCGAGCGAGATGCAGTTCCTGAGTCTTGCCGAACGTGCGGAACTGGCGCGCTTCGTGGTCGAGCGGGTGGCCGGGCGCGTGCCCGTCGTCGCATCGGGGCACATCAGCGACGATCTCGACGCACAGGTCGCCGAGTTGTGCGCGGCGGCCGAATCGGGTGCGCAGGGCGTCGTGCTCGTGACCAACCGGCTCGATCCGCAGCGCAAGGGCAGCGCCGCGCTGCTCGACCATCTGCACAGGCTGCTCGCGCGACTGCCGTCGGATCTGCCGCTCGGCCTGTATGAGTGTCCGGCGCCTTACCGGCGGCTTCTTTCGGATGACGAACTGCGCGCGTGCATCGACACGGGCCGGTTCGTGATGCTCAAGGACGTGAGCTGCGACCTCGAGACGGTGAAGCGGCGGGTCGCGCTCGCCGCGGGATCGCCGCTGAAGATCCTGAACGCGAACGCCGCGATTGCGTGGGACGCGATGAAGGCGGGGTCCGCGGGCTTCAACGGCGTGTTCACCAACTTCCATCCGGATCTCTACCGATGGTTGCGCACGCAAGGAGACGCGAACCCGGCGCTGGCCGACGAACTGTCGACGTTCCTGGTCGTGTCGGCGGTGTCGGAAGCGCTGGGCTATCCGGCGATGGCGAAGATCTACCATCAGCGGATCGGCACCTTCGGGTCGATCAAATGCCGCGCGATCGATTACGACGTGCGCGAACGATTCTGGGCGCTCGATGCGGTACTCGACAAGATCGTGGCCGGTACCGAGCATTTCCGCCGGCGGATCGCCGCGCAATAG
- the fliD gene encoding flagellar filament capping protein FliD, translating into MPTNTPVNNSANANSLMQQAAQSIINGSTGNPSMDVGTLVKTLVNAKTAGRAATLAASQATGSTRISAFGALSSALGALQAGLTSLTNGGLQSTFNAVASGKGLTATAGAGAVAGTYTIGVTQIATAQALSSAGFNGTKALGTGTLTLSLGSQSFKVEVGSTNNTLSGIAAAINAASNNPGISATVINGTDGAHLVLASSKTGAANAISVAVGNVANDNGLSSLGVTSTADTAGGASKIESANGAAAWRQSAVAQDAKFTINGIASTSASNAVSGVLTGITLNLSAAAVSATDTQTLTVSTDTKSQAATITNFVSLYNTVVKTMGALTSYTEGASAQGALIGDSTLNTIRNSLASSVARGVDSGGTGKGGGQANLLSIGIKLERDGTLSVDSAKLGDTLSANPTAVARLFNPTHGIGTRLTEQITQFTKKNGMIDVRTTALNADLKRITQQQSDLSDYAAQLTRQYQAQFTALNTLMARMNSNSQYLTRLFGGANSSGTLAKR; encoded by the coding sequence ATGCCAACGAACACGCCCGTGAATAACAGCGCGAACGCGAACAGCCTGATGCAACAGGCGGCGCAATCGATCATCAACGGCTCGACCGGCAATCCGTCGATGGACGTCGGCACGCTGGTCAAGACGCTGGTGAACGCGAAGACGGCCGGCCGTGCCGCGACGCTTGCCGCGTCGCAAGCGACCGGCAGCACGCGGATTTCCGCATTCGGCGCACTGTCGTCGGCGCTGGGCGCGCTCCAGGCGGGCCTGACATCGCTGACGAACGGCGGGCTGCAGTCGACGTTCAACGCCGTCGCGAGCGGCAAGGGCCTGACCGCGACGGCGGGTGCGGGTGCGGTCGCCGGCACCTACACGATCGGCGTCACGCAGATCGCGACTGCGCAGGCGCTGTCGTCGGCGGGTTTCAACGGGACCAAGGCACTCGGCACCGGCACGCTGACGCTGTCGCTCGGCAGCCAGTCGTTCAAGGTCGAGGTCGGCAGCACGAACAACACGCTGTCGGGCATCGCGGCCGCGATCAACGCGGCGTCGAACAACCCGGGGATCAGCGCGACGGTCATCAACGGCACCGACGGCGCGCACCTCGTGCTCGCATCGTCGAAGACGGGCGCGGCGAACGCGATCAGCGTCGCGGTCGGCAACGTGGCCAACGACAACGGGCTGTCGAGCCTCGGCGTCACGTCGACGGCCGACACGGCCGGCGGCGCGTCGAAGATCGAATCGGCGAACGGCGCGGCCGCGTGGCGGCAAAGCGCGGTCGCACAGGATGCGAAGTTCACGATCAACGGGATCGCGTCGACCAGCGCGAGCAACGCGGTGTCGGGTGTGCTGACGGGCATCACGCTGAACCTGTCGGCGGCCGCGGTCAGCGCGACCGATACGCAGACGCTGACGGTCAGCACCGACACGAAATCGCAAGCGGCGACGATCACGAATTTCGTGAGCCTGTACAACACGGTCGTCAAGACGATGGGCGCGCTGACGAGCTACACGGAAGGCGCGAGCGCACAAGGCGCGCTGATCGGCGATTCGACGTTGAACACGATCCGCAATTCGCTCGCATCGAGCGTCGCGCGCGGCGTCGACAGCGGCGGCACCGGGAAAGGCGGCGGGCAAGCGAACCTGCTGTCGATCGGCATCAAGCTCGAGCGGGACGGCACGCTGAGCGTCGACAGCGCGAAGCTCGGCGACACGCTGTCCGCCAACCCGACGGCGGTCGCGCGCCTGTTCAACCCGACGCACGGGATCGGCACGCGCCTGACCGAGCAGATCACGCAATTTACGAAGAAGAACGGAATGATCGACGTGCGCACGACCGCACTGAATGCCGATCTGAAGCGCATCACGCAGCAGCAGTCCGATCTGTCCGACTACGCCGCGCAATTGACCAGGCAGTACCAGGCGCAGTTCACGGCACTCAACACGCTGATGGCCAGGATGAACTCGAACTCGCAGTACCTGACGCGTTTGTTCGGCGGCGCAAACAGCAGCGGCACGCTGGCGAAAAGATGA
- a CDS encoding DoxX family protein: protein MRYVSLESKKDELLLAARVLLMILFVLFGWQKLNGFSGTVAYMASTGNPAPELAAVIAVAVELAGGLLIAIGFYTRPLALVFAAYTLATALIGHRYWALQGMDQYMAMINFYKNVSIIGGLLLLALTGPGRYSLDRK from the coding sequence ATGCGTTACGTTTCGCTGGAGTCGAAGAAGGACGAGCTGCTGCTGGCGGCTCGCGTGCTGTTGATGATCCTGTTCGTGCTGTTCGGCTGGCAGAAGCTGAACGGCTTCTCGGGCACGGTCGCGTACATGGCGTCGACGGGGAACCCGGCGCCGGAACTGGCGGCCGTGATCGCGGTGGCGGTCGAACTGGCCGGCGGCCTGCTGATCGCGATCGGCTTCTATACGCGTCCGCTCGCGCTGGTGTTCGCCGCCTATACGCTCGCGACCGCGCTGATCGGCCATCGCTACTGGGCGCTGCAGGGCATGGACCAGTACATGGCGATGATCAACTTCTACAAGAACGTCAGCATCATCGGCGGGTTGCTGTTGCTCGCGCTGACCGGGCCGGGACGGTATTCGCTCGACCGGAAGTAA